A region of Ochotona princeps isolate mOchPri1 chromosome 2, mOchPri1.hap1, whole genome shotgun sequence DNA encodes the following proteins:
- the LOC105942044 gene encoding large ribosomal subunit protein uL15-like, with amino-acid sequence MPSRLKKMRKLRGHVSHGHGHGRIGKHRKHPGGRGNAGGMHHHRIDFDKYHPGYFGKVGMRHYHLKRNQSFCPTVNLDKLWTLVSEHIRVNAAKNKTGAAPIIDVVRSGYYKVLGKGKLPKLPVIVKAKFFSRRAEEKIKGVGGACVLVA; translated from the coding sequence ATGCCATCCAGACTGAAGAAGATGCGGAAACTGCGCGGCCACGTGAGCCATGGCCATGGCCATGGCCGCATCGGCAAGCACCGGAAGCACCCGGGAGGCCGTGGGAACGCTGGTGGAATGCATCACCACAGGATCGACTTCGACAAATATCACCCAGGTTACTTTGGGAAAGTTGGTATGAGACATTACCACTTAAAGCGGAACCAGAGCTTCTGCCCAACTGTCAACCTGGATAAGCTGTGGACGCTGGTCAGTGAGCATATCCGGGTGAATGCTGCCAAGAACAAGACGGGAGCAGCTCCCATCATCGACGTCGTGCGGTCGGGCTACTACAAAGTTCTGGGAAAAGGAAAACTCCCAAAGCTCCCAGTCATTGTCAAAGCCAAATTCTTCAGTAGAAGAGCTGAGGAGAAGATTAAGGGCGTTGGGGGAGCCTGTGTCCTGGTGGCTTGA